A single region of the Montipora capricornis isolate CH-2021 chromosome 13, ASM3666992v2, whole genome shotgun sequence genome encodes:
- the LOC138029283 gene encoding uncharacterized protein, translating into MKLMLNISQFTCQICALHFVLWSVNGTYYVKPTGRYEISETPLPTSVIEQIQKNQFTPVQGLVSPTGALVQTATGTPLPKAPMPGCPAPSTCPCPCPQPSSGVHPSAVRLIPNTGNSSQNCPPLCICICVGAISPKTVKPSSPGKPLDSKADSSFPVSLKVKPLEFGSILTNGSFIRSSQLAGTHADSSALATEATPTVPAAAFSKVSVARPQ; encoded by the exons atgAAGCTTATGTTAAACATTTCTCAATTCACTTGCCAAATATGCGCTCTTCATTTTGTCCTGTGGTCCGTTAACGGAACATATTATGTAAAACCAACAG GTCGATACGAAATCTCGGAGACGCCATTGCCGACTTCGGTCATTGAGCAAATCCAAAAGAACCAATTTACTCCTGTTCAAGGCCTCGTTTCTCCAACAGGTGCCTTGGTACAAACGGCTACTGGTACACCTTTGCCTAAAGCACCAATGCCAG GTTGCCCTGCGCCATCGACCTGTCCATGTCCATGTCCACAACCTTCCTCTGGTGTCCATCCTAGTGCTGTGCGTCTCATTCCCAACACTGGTAACAGCTCCCAAAACTGCCCCCCCTTATGTATCTGCATTTGTGTTGGCGCCATCTCGCCCAAGACAGTAAAACCATCCTCTCCTGGGAAGCCCCTTGACTCCAAGGCAGACTCCTCTTTTCCAGTATCACTAAAAGTCAAGCCTTTGGAATTTGGTTCTATCTTAACCAATGGCTCTTTCATAAGATCGAGCCAACTGGCAGGAACGCATGCGGATTCTTCTGCTCTTGCTACCGAGGCCACGCCAACGGTCCCAGCGGCTGCATTTTCCAAAGTTTCTGTCGCTCGACCACAGTAA
- the LOC138029647 gene encoding coadhesin-like isoform X1, producing METWRVTLASVVFLAANLVLCQGRHAPGNGISSTVEKRAAGPVPAPAPAPAPAAAGKEEKKCEKPLDVVFVLDSSEKVGTENWKKIINATIDISSKFDVKTTRFGVIQYQSYPETTIKLMKFNDNKSFAETLKKIFFKTGGKRTDLALNSSLDVFKSASVRSGSKVVILVTGGPSADVYIDASKPPITGSDLLQAPTDLLHKAEVAVYAVGVQEGITDEKKTFKEQLELIASDPKSDHVFEVDDYAKLADKATDIANKSCIVNGGWSAWSAWSECRHPCMVKLRTRECNSPVPESGGLNCTGSKVEQYPCGSAAECQCKLHSIGNPSTTPSPTQQLKTPQNTASPAANQTTPSTEPQLTTLAPPQQSGIVTYGTPDPKTCGNGYELVTLSDAQYDASTSYAEGPNDQVKQQSRIDHMPSMGKVNNTDGRGGWCADHAKAVAKDTNQYLQLDLYSEKLIGMVETQGQYYYPNAVSKFTLSESNDGVNWVPYGKVLIGNNDQNTRVYNNLNPSIKARYIRFNPVESITDDICMRVAVYKCRDTSLVPPKKDQPEDAWADKWANAARKSQIEKTEKAKLIFKGNQHKNH from the exons ATGGAAACTTGGAGGGTAACTTTAGCTTCTGTGGTGTTTTTGGCAGCGAACTTGGTGTTATGTCAAGGAAGGCATGCCCCTG GTAATGGAATATCTTCCACGGTCGAAAAACGGGCGGCTGGGCCTGTACCAGCACCGGCTCCTGCCCCAGCTCCAGCTGCTGCAGGAAAGGAAG AAAAGAAGTGTGAGAAACCCCTGGACGTTGTCTTTGTTCTGGACAGTTCTGAGAAGGTTGGAACAGAGAACTGGAAGAAGATCATCAACGCCACAATCGATATAAGCTCCAAATTTGATGTGAAGACTACAAGGTTTGGAGTCATCCAGTATCAGTCGTACCCTGAGACTACAATTAAGCTCATGAAATTCAATGACAACAAAAGCTTTGCGGAAACACTGAAGAAGATCTTCTTTAAGACCGGTGGAAAGAGGACGGATCTTGCTCTGAATTCCTCACTTGACGTGTTCAAGTCGGCATCAGTACGGAGTGGCAGTAAG GTGGTCATTCTTGTCACTGGTGGCCCTTCTGCCGATGTATACATCGACGCTTCAAAGCCACCTATAACTGGATCAGACCTTTTGCAAGCACCTACAGACCTGCTGCATAAAGCAGAAGTGGCTGTGTACGCTGTAGGGGTACAGGAGGGTATTACGGATGAGAAGAAGACCTTTAAAGAGCAGTTGGAGCTAATAGCGAGTGATCCTAAGTCTGATCACGTGTTTGAAGTGGATGATTACGCCAAGTTGGCTGACAAGGCGACTGACATTGCCAATAAGTCATGCATAG TTAACGGTGGATGGAGCGCCTGGTCAGCGTGGTCTGAATGCAGGCATCCATGTATGGTCAAACTGAGAACAAGAGAATGCAACAGCCCTGTGCCTGAGAGCGGTGGTTTGAACTGCACAGGATCCAAAGTCGAACAGTATCCATGTGGATCGGCCGCGGAATGTCAATGTAA ACTACATTCTATAGGAAACCCTTCCACAACGCCTTCACCCACCCAACAACTCAAAACACCTCAAAATACTGCTTCCCCGGCCGCGAATCAAACCACTCCTTCAACCGAACCTCAACTGACAACACTAGCACCCCCACAACAGAGTGGAATTGTTACATACGGAACACCGGATCCAAAGA CTTGTGGTAATGGATATGAACTTGTTACCCTATCTGATGCCCAGTATGATGCCTCAACATCTTATGCTGAGGGTCCGAACGATCAAGTTAAGCAGCAGTCAAGAATTGATCACATGCCTTCTATGGGTAAAGTCAACAACACAGATGGGCGAG GTGGGTGGTGTGCTGATCATGCCAAGGCTGTTGCAAAGGACACAAATCAGTACCTCCAGTTAGATCTATACTCAGAAAAGCTTATCGGAATGGTGGAGACCCAAGGACAATACTATTATCCCAATGCTGTGAGCAAATTCACTCTTAGCGAAAGCAACGATGGCGTTAACTGGGTACCCTATGGAAAG GTTCTAATCGGCAACAACGACCAAAACACCCGAGTTTATAACAACCTCAACCCTTCTATCAAAGCGCGATACATTCGGTTCAACCCCGTGGAGTCAATAACAGATGATATTTGCATGAGAGTAGCTGTTTACAAATGCAGAG ATACCAGTCTTGTCCCACCAAAGAAAGATCAACCAGAGGACG CCTGGGCTGATAAGTGGGCGAACGCTGCACGCAAATCTCAAATCGAGAAAACTGAGAAAGCCAAGCTCATTTTCAAAG GAAATCAACATAAAAATCATTAA
- the LOC138029647 gene encoding coadhesin-like isoform X2, whose product METWRVTLASVVFLAANLVLCQGRHAPGNGISSTVEKRAAGPVPAPAPAPAPAAAGKEEKKCEKPLDVVFVLDSSEKVGTENWKKIINATIDISSKFDVKTTRFGVIQYQSYPETTIKLMKFNDNKSFAETLKKIFFKTGGKRTDLALNSSLDVFKSASVRSGSKVVILVTGGPSADVYIDASKPPITGSDLLQAPTDLLHKAEVAVYAVGVQEGITDEKKTFKEQLELIASDPKSDHVFEVDDYAKLADKATDIANKSCIVNGGWSAWSAWSECRHPCMVKLRTRECNSPVPESGGLNCTGSKVEQYPCGSAAECQSTPNPGNPSTTPSPTQQLKTPQNTASPAANQTTPSTEPQLTTLAPPQQSGIVTYGTPDPKTCGNGYELVTLSDAQYDASTSYAEGPNDQVKQQSRIDHMPSMGKVNNTDGRGGWCADHAKAVAKDTNQYLQLDLYSEKLIGMVETQGQYYYPNAVSKFTLSESNDGVNWVPYGKVLIGNNDQNTRVYNNLNPSIKARYIRFNPVESITDDICMRVAVYKCRDTSLVPPKKDQPEDAWADKWANAARKSQIEKTEKAKLIFKGNQHKNH is encoded by the exons ATGGAAACTTGGAGGGTAACTTTAGCTTCTGTGGTGTTTTTGGCAGCGAACTTGGTGTTATGTCAAGGAAGGCATGCCCCTG GTAATGGAATATCTTCCACGGTCGAAAAACGGGCGGCTGGGCCTGTACCAGCACCGGCTCCTGCCCCAGCTCCAGCTGCTGCAGGAAAGGAAG AAAAGAAGTGTGAGAAACCCCTGGACGTTGTCTTTGTTCTGGACAGTTCTGAGAAGGTTGGAACAGAGAACTGGAAGAAGATCATCAACGCCACAATCGATATAAGCTCCAAATTTGATGTGAAGACTACAAGGTTTGGAGTCATCCAGTATCAGTCGTACCCTGAGACTACAATTAAGCTCATGAAATTCAATGACAACAAAAGCTTTGCGGAAACACTGAAGAAGATCTTCTTTAAGACCGGTGGAAAGAGGACGGATCTTGCTCTGAATTCCTCACTTGACGTGTTCAAGTCGGCATCAGTACGGAGTGGCAGTAAG GTGGTCATTCTTGTCACTGGTGGCCCTTCTGCCGATGTATACATCGACGCTTCAAAGCCACCTATAACTGGATCAGACCTTTTGCAAGCACCTACAGACCTGCTGCATAAAGCAGAAGTGGCTGTGTACGCTGTAGGGGTACAGGAGGGTATTACGGATGAGAAGAAGACCTTTAAAGAGCAGTTGGAGCTAATAGCGAGTGATCCTAAGTCTGATCACGTGTTTGAAGTGGATGATTACGCCAAGTTGGCTGACAAGGCGACTGACATTGCCAATAAGTCATGCATAG TTAACGGTGGATGGAGCGCCTGGTCAGCGTGGTCTGAATGCAGGCATCCATGTATGGTCAAACTGAGAACAAGAGAATGCAACAGCCCTGTGCCTGAGAGCGGTGGTTTGAACTGCACAGGATCCAAAGTCGAACAGTATCCATGTGGATCGGCCGCGGAATGTCAAT CTACACCAAATCCTG GAAACCCTTCCACAACGCCTTCACCCACCCAACAACTCAAAACACCTCAAAATACTGCTTCCCCGGCCGCGAATCAAACCACTCCTTCAACCGAACCTCAACTGACAACACTAGCACCCCCACAACAGAGTGGAATTGTTACATACGGAACACCGGATCCAAAGA CTTGTGGTAATGGATATGAACTTGTTACCCTATCTGATGCCCAGTATGATGCCTCAACATCTTATGCTGAGGGTCCGAACGATCAAGTTAAGCAGCAGTCAAGAATTGATCACATGCCTTCTATGGGTAAAGTCAACAACACAGATGGGCGAG GTGGGTGGTGTGCTGATCATGCCAAGGCTGTTGCAAAGGACACAAATCAGTACCTCCAGTTAGATCTATACTCAGAAAAGCTTATCGGAATGGTGGAGACCCAAGGACAATACTATTATCCCAATGCTGTGAGCAAATTCACTCTTAGCGAAAGCAACGATGGCGTTAACTGGGTACCCTATGGAAAG GTTCTAATCGGCAACAACGACCAAAACACCCGAGTTTATAACAACCTCAACCCTTCTATCAAAGCGCGATACATTCGGTTCAACCCCGTGGAGTCAATAACAGATGATATTTGCATGAGAGTAGCTGTTTACAAATGCAGAG ATACCAGTCTTGTCCCACCAAAGAAAGATCAACCAGAGGACG CCTGGGCTGATAAGTGGGCGAACGCTGCACGCAAATCTCAAATCGAGAAAACTGAGAAAGCCAAGCTCATTTTCAAAG GAAATCAACATAAAAATCATTAA
- the LOC138029647 gene encoding coadhesin-like isoform X3 — METWRVTLASVVFLAANLVLCQGRHAPGNGISSTVEKRAAGPVPAPAPAPAPAAAGKEEKKCEKPLDVVFVLDSSEKVGTENWKKIINATIDISSKFDVKTTRFGVIQYQSYPETTIKLMKFNDNKSFAETLKKIFFKTGGKRTDLALNSSLDVFKSASVRSGSKVVILVTGGPSADVYIDASKPPITGSDLLQAPTDLLHKAEVAVYAVGVQEGITDEKKTFKEQLELIASDPKSDHVFEVDDYAKLADKATDIANKSCIVNGGWSAWSAWSECRHPCMVKLRTRECNSPVPESGGLNCTGSKVEQYPCGSAAECQSTPNPAPPQQSGIVTYGTPDPKTCGNGYELVTLSDAQYDASTSYAEGPNDQVKQQSRIDHMPSMGKVNNTDGRGGWCADHAKAVAKDTNQYLQLDLYSEKLIGMVETQGQYYYPNAVSKFTLSESNDGVNWVPYGKVLIGNNDQNTRVYNNLNPSIKARYIRFNPVESITDDICMRVAVYKCRDTSLVPPKKDQPEDAWADKWANAARKSQIEKTEKAKLIFKGNQHKNH, encoded by the exons ATGGAAACTTGGAGGGTAACTTTAGCTTCTGTGGTGTTTTTGGCAGCGAACTTGGTGTTATGTCAAGGAAGGCATGCCCCTG GTAATGGAATATCTTCCACGGTCGAAAAACGGGCGGCTGGGCCTGTACCAGCACCGGCTCCTGCCCCAGCTCCAGCTGCTGCAGGAAAGGAAG AAAAGAAGTGTGAGAAACCCCTGGACGTTGTCTTTGTTCTGGACAGTTCTGAGAAGGTTGGAACAGAGAACTGGAAGAAGATCATCAACGCCACAATCGATATAAGCTCCAAATTTGATGTGAAGACTACAAGGTTTGGAGTCATCCAGTATCAGTCGTACCCTGAGACTACAATTAAGCTCATGAAATTCAATGACAACAAAAGCTTTGCGGAAACACTGAAGAAGATCTTCTTTAAGACCGGTGGAAAGAGGACGGATCTTGCTCTGAATTCCTCACTTGACGTGTTCAAGTCGGCATCAGTACGGAGTGGCAGTAAG GTGGTCATTCTTGTCACTGGTGGCCCTTCTGCCGATGTATACATCGACGCTTCAAAGCCACCTATAACTGGATCAGACCTTTTGCAAGCACCTACAGACCTGCTGCATAAAGCAGAAGTGGCTGTGTACGCTGTAGGGGTACAGGAGGGTATTACGGATGAGAAGAAGACCTTTAAAGAGCAGTTGGAGCTAATAGCGAGTGATCCTAAGTCTGATCACGTGTTTGAAGTGGATGATTACGCCAAGTTGGCTGACAAGGCGACTGACATTGCCAATAAGTCATGCATAG TTAACGGTGGATGGAGCGCCTGGTCAGCGTGGTCTGAATGCAGGCATCCATGTATGGTCAAACTGAGAACAAGAGAATGCAACAGCCCTGTGCCTGAGAGCGGTGGTTTGAACTGCACAGGATCCAAAGTCGAACAGTATCCATGTGGATCGGCCGCGGAATGTCAAT CTACACCAAATCCTG CACCCCCACAACAGAGTGGAATTGTTACATACGGAACACCGGATCCAAAGA CTTGTGGTAATGGATATGAACTTGTTACCCTATCTGATGCCCAGTATGATGCCTCAACATCTTATGCTGAGGGTCCGAACGATCAAGTTAAGCAGCAGTCAAGAATTGATCACATGCCTTCTATGGGTAAAGTCAACAACACAGATGGGCGAG GTGGGTGGTGTGCTGATCATGCCAAGGCTGTTGCAAAGGACACAAATCAGTACCTCCAGTTAGATCTATACTCAGAAAAGCTTATCGGAATGGTGGAGACCCAAGGACAATACTATTATCCCAATGCTGTGAGCAAATTCACTCTTAGCGAAAGCAACGATGGCGTTAACTGGGTACCCTATGGAAAG GTTCTAATCGGCAACAACGACCAAAACACCCGAGTTTATAACAACCTCAACCCTTCTATCAAAGCGCGATACATTCGGTTCAACCCCGTGGAGTCAATAACAGATGATATTTGCATGAGAGTAGCTGTTTACAAATGCAGAG ATACCAGTCTTGTCCCACCAAAGAAAGATCAACCAGAGGACG CCTGGGCTGATAAGTGGGCGAACGCTGCACGCAAATCTCAAATCGAGAAAACTGAGAAAGCCAAGCTCATTTTCAAAG GAAATCAACATAAAAATCATTAA